Proteins from one Pseudomonadota bacterium genomic window:
- a CDS encoding SpoIIE family protein phosphatase, giving the protein MLKNRGIAFKLVLFFTLSSAIIFTLIFGYNYYVSRKTIEKNVEENARTIVTNAMNKIETVLRATQKVPENIAYFLENSSYNEKELVQLIYTVVEKNEEIYGAAIAFEPYAFKKTSQYFAPYFYKPNQWIEFKSIDKYYNYLYSDWYQIPKELKRPQWIEPYFGEGGGIIMSSYSVPFYKKVDGKRQFKGIVVVDVSLEQLRNIVSSIKVLKTGYGFLISKNGTIVTHPLKDLIMNETIFSIAEARNDTHLREIGRKMIHGESGLVPFKSITTGKLCWMYFVPIPSSGWSLAVLFPQDEMVEDITNLNKIVIFLGIFGLFLLSIAVVFIARSITEPLRGMAKATEHIGAGNLDIELPLVKTRDEVGRLSEAFNYMKASLKEYIKELTEATASKERIESELKIAHDIQMGILQKRFPPFPDRDEFDIYAMIKPAREVGGDFYDFFFIDDKHLCFVIADVSGKGVPAALFMTLTKTLIKAKATSGLTSDKIISRVNEDLCIGNDLNMFVTVFCGILNTITGEILYTNGGHNPPLLIRDKGDIAFIEGKGELVIGVMDDATYTTESITLQPGDSIFLYTDGVTEAMNGKNELFSEERLKNEILKCRGESILKVIECIMGEITQFSHEVPQSDDITMMIVQFKGNKGG; this is encoded by the coding sequence ATGTTGAAAAATAGAGGTATTGCATTCAAGCTTGTCCTTTTTTTTACTTTAAGCAGTGCCATTATCTTCACGCTCATCTTTGGTTACAATTACTATGTTTCCCGCAAAACGATTGAAAAAAATGTAGAGGAAAATGCACGTACTATCGTAACAAATGCGATGAACAAGATTGAAACTGTACTTCGTGCAACACAGAAGGTCCCTGAAAATATAGCCTACTTTTTAGAGAACAGCTCCTACAATGAGAAAGAGTTAGTTCAGCTAATTTACACAGTAGTAGAAAAAAACGAAGAGATATATGGTGCTGCCATTGCCTTTGAGCCTTATGCTTTCAAGAAAACATCGCAATATTTTGCCCCCTATTTTTATAAACCCAATCAGTGGATAGAATTTAAATCTATTGATAAATATTACAATTATCTTTACTCCGACTGGTATCAAATTCCAAAAGAACTTAAACGTCCCCAGTGGATAGAGCCATACTTTGGCGAAGGTGGGGGCATTATCATGTCATCGTATTCAGTGCCTTTTTACAAAAAGGTTGATGGGAAGAGGCAATTCAAGGGGATTGTAGTTGTGGATGTATCCCTCGAACAGTTGAGAAATATTGTCTCCTCGATAAAGGTTCTCAAAACAGGGTACGGTTTCCTGATTTCAAAAAATGGCACGATTGTGACCCATCCATTGAAAGACTTGATAATGAATGAGACTATCTTCAGCATTGCAGAAGCACGGAATGATACTCATCTCAGGGAGATAGGAAGAAAAATGATTCATGGTGAATCCGGGCTCGTCCCGTTTAAAAGTATTACCACTGGCAAACTCTGCTGGATGTACTTTGTTCCAATCCCTTCAAGCGGCTGGTCCCTTGCTGTCCTTTTCCCCCAGGATGAAATGGTAGAGGATATTACAAATCTGAATAAAATAGTTATTTTCCTCGGGATTTTTGGGCTCTTTCTCCTTTCCATCGCGGTGGTATTTATCGCCAGGTCGATTACAGAACCCTTGAGGGGAATGGCAAAGGCAACGGAACATATCGGGGCCGGGAATCTTGATATCGAACTACCGTTAGTTAAAACACGAGATGAAGTGGGAAGGCTTTCAGAAGCATTCAACTACATGAAGGCATCATTAAAGGAATATATTAAAGAACTCACAGAGGCTACAGCCTCTAAAGAACGGATAGAGAGCGAGCTCAAGATTGCCCACGATATCCAGATGGGCATCCTGCAGAAAAGGTTTCCCCCATTCCCTGACAGGGATGAATTTGACATATACGCGATGATAAAGCCTGCGAGGGAAGTAGGAGGAGACTTCTATGACTTTTTCTTCATAGATGATAAACATCTCTGTTTTGTCATTGCCGATGTTTCAGGCAAGGGGGTGCCTGCAGCCCTGTTTATGACTCTGACAAAAACCCTTATAAAGGCAAAGGCTACTTCTGGGCTTACATCGGATAAAATTATTTCCAGGGTGAATGAGGATCTGTGTATAGGGAATGACCTGAATATGTTTGTAACCGTTTTCTGCGGTATCCTTAATACCATAACAGGAGAAATACTCTATACCAATGGAGGACACAACCCACCTTTACTTATAAGAGATAAGGGTGATATAGCCTTTATTGAGGGGAAAGGAGAGCTCGTGATAGGCGTCATGGATGATGCAACATATACAACGGAGAGCATTACTTTGCAACCAGGTGATTCCATTTTCCTTTATACCGATGGCGTTACAGAAGCGATGAATGGGAAAAACGAACTCTTTTCAGAAGAACGCCTGAAAAATGAGATATTAAAATGCAGAGGAGAATCGATTCTTAAAGTCATTGAGTGTATAATGGGTGAGATTACACAATTTTCTCACGAGGTTCCCCAATCAGACGATATTACCATGATGATAGTACAATTTAAGGGTAATAAAGGAGGATAA
- a CDS encoding ABC transporter substrate-binding protein — protein MNIILSLFLFVASLFLPCARAEETLKNVFFIPQWSPQAQFAGYYVAYEKGIYKKYGINLNILPGGPSSPSAEFLEKGEVDFATMWLSTAIQKRSQGLKLVNIAQIIQRSALMLIAKKARGINRPEDIDNKKVGIWGEDFKIQPTAFFRKYKLKVKVIPQSYSVNLFLRDGVDVASAMWYNEYHTILNAGLNPDELTTFFFHEHGLNFPEDGIYTLEKTFKRDPALSCAFVKASIEGWLYAFSQPEEALDIVLKYMSKANVPANKVHQRWMLRRMKDLVLPVDKDRTPVGALRLEDFMRVSNTLKEGGLIKNIPDFKSFYGECVKYVEK, from the coding sequence ATGAATATTATCCTCTCTCTTTTTCTTTTTGTAGCCTCTCTTTTTCTGCCTTGTGCACGGGCTGAGGAGACACTCAAAAATGTTTTTTTTATACCTCAATGGAGCCCCCAGGCGCAGTTTGCAGGATACTACGTCGCATACGAAAAAGGGATATACAAAAAATACGGTATCAACCTTAATATACTCCCTGGAGGTCCAAGCAGTCCTTCAGCAGAGTTTCTCGAGAAAGGGGAAGTGGACTTTGCAACCATGTGGTTATCCACTGCCATACAGAAACGTTCTCAGGGATTAAAACTGGTGAATATTGCACAGATTATACAGCGTTCCGCCTTGATGCTAATAGCGAAAAAAGCAAGAGGCATCAATAGACCCGAGGATATAGACAATAAGAAAGTAGGAATCTGGGGTGAAGATTTTAAGATACAACCCACAGCATTTTTTAGGAAATATAAGCTCAAGGTTAAGGTTATTCCGCAGTCATATTCGGTGAATCTATTTCTCAGGGATGGTGTTGATGTGGCATCAGCAATGTGGTACAACGAGTATCACACTATCCTCAATGCCGGGCTCAATCCTGATGAATTGACCACCTTTTTCTTTCATGAGCATGGGCTGAACTTTCCTGAAGATGGTATCTATACCCTTGAAAAGACATTCAAAAGGGATCCGGCATTGTCATGCGCCTTCGTGAAGGCTTCTATTGAGGGCTGGCTTTATGCGTTTTCACAACCTGAAGAAGCACTGGATATTGTTTTGAAATATATGTCTAAGGCAAATGTTCCTGCAAATAAGGTCCATCAGAGATGGATGCTCAGGAGGATGAAAGATCTGGTGCTTCCCGTAGATAAGGATAGAACACCTGTTGGAGCGCTCAGGCTGGAAGATTTTATGAGGGTCTCGAATACACTCAAAGAGGGTGGTCTCATAAAAAATATTCCTGACTTCAAATCCTTCTATGGAGAATGCGTAAAGTATGTTGAAAAATAG